In the genome of bacterium, one region contains:
- the galK gene encoding galactokinase: MARRNLHGTSMNLPTQNRLRILAETFAARFGDRQDKIMVRSPGRINLIGEHTDYNEGFVLPAAIDRAIWFLAAPRADEQFHFVAADLHDDFVCARTTLRKSAQAWPNYLMGVLEQIGKAGRELPGCEVVFGGDVPIGAGLSSSAAIAAGFAFALNTLFELGFDRQQLVRLAQKAENEFVGVQCGIMDQFINLFGREQKVLRLDCRTLAYEYFPCAHDDVCFVLCDTGVSRRLSASEYNVRRSQCESGVAVLRRHQPAVQSLRDVNLEMLAACRPELEPVIYQRCAYVVRENARVLAACEALLRNNLQAFGALMFESHAGLRDEYEVSCRELDTLVEIARGVPGVLGSRMMGAGFGGCTLNLVEKDRLAQFEAAVHAEYPRSSGRPARTHVVHLSAGTECVAP, encoded by the coding sequence ATGGCAAGACGCAATTTGCATGGCACGAGCATGAACCTCCCCACGCAGAATCGGCTGCGAATCCTCGCCGAGACTTTCGCGGCCCGCTTCGGAGACCGGCAGGACAAGATCATGGTGCGCTCCCCGGGAAGAATCAATCTCATCGGCGAGCACACGGACTACAACGAAGGCTTTGTCCTGCCGGCCGCGATTGACCGGGCCATCTGGTTCCTCGCGGCGCCGCGCGCAGACGAGCAGTTTCATTTCGTCGCAGCGGATCTGCACGATGACTTCGTCTGCGCGCGCACAACCCTCCGGAAATCTGCCCAAGCCTGGCCGAATTATCTGATGGGTGTACTCGAGCAAATAGGGAAAGCCGGCCGCGAGCTGCCGGGATGCGAGGTGGTGTTCGGCGGAGATGTGCCGATCGGCGCAGGCCTTTCCTCCTCTGCGGCCATCGCAGCCGGCTTTGCCTTCGCACTGAATACGCTGTTCGAGCTGGGATTCGACCGGCAGCAACTGGTTCGCCTTGCGCAGAAAGCCGAAAACGAATTCGTCGGCGTGCAGTGCGGCATTATGGATCAGTTCATCAACCTTTTTGGCCGCGAACAGAAGGTGTTGCGGCTGGATTGCCGCACGCTGGCCTACGAGTACTTTCCCTGCGCGCACGACGATGTATGCTTTGTGCTGTGCGATACCGGCGTAAGCCGGCGTCTGTCCGCGTCCGAGTACAACGTGCGCCGCAGCCAATGTGAAAGCGGCGTGGCCGTGCTGCGCCGGCATCAACCGGCCGTCCAGAGCCTGCGCGACGTGAACCTGGAAATGCTCGCGGCCTGCCGGCCAGAGCTGGAGCCGGTGATCTATCAACGCTGTGCTTATGTCGTTCGCGAAAACGCCCGGGTGCTGGCAGCATGCGAGGCCCTGTTGCGCAACAATCTGCAGGCCTTCGGCGCGCTGATGTTCGAATCACACGCCGGCTTGCGCGACGAGTACGAAGTGAGCTGCCGTGAGCTTGACACGCTGGTCGAGATTGCACGCGGCGTTCCGGGCGTGCTCGGCAGCCGCATGATGGGTGCCGGTTTCGGCGGTTGCACGCTCAATCTGGTGGAGAAGGACCGGCTCGCGCAATTTGAAGCAGCGGTGCACGCGGAATATCCGCGCAGCTCCGGACGCCCGGCTAGGACGCACGTCGTGCACCTCAGCGCCGGAACAGAATGCGTCGCACCGTAG
- a CDS encoding DUF3857 domain-containing protein, whose product MLCYRDFVALPPRGASLQALASPATHKGSGLQEFKVTGHRMIVGTKWEKVMPSHHFLRARSRGAIGCSRRFNHNATRMCALSVALLFLAFGEMPLPAQDKPMKWGEVPRADLEMKSFPADSNASAVILCDFGEVSFDTEYELNFWRHRRIKILSPAGFKWGEVFLTYRAKDRSQRINDLEGFTFILAADGTVRREKLDKKSIFEEKVDDEHRRIRFALPALVPGAVVEYRYRVHSKYAVYLPNWSFQDSEPTRWSELRVEIPSVFNYVLVHQEISKFDVHESGERPFTTSGSTRLKAMYHRWVMKDLPALREEPFMTTVEDYCAQMRFQLASIRPPGAAADRKSRSCLPACCAPPVWRRIPCSSARATTVASSMSIPSSRSSITFSPMSGSAPKSICSMPPTRFARSTCCRWRHSIKSAGW is encoded by the coding sequence TTGCTCTGTTACCGAGATTTCGTCGCCCTGCCCCCGCGTGGGGCGTCGCTCCAAGCATTGGCTTCGCCAGCGACCCACAAAGGGTCGGGACTACAAGAATTCAAGGTGACCGGGCACCGGATGATAGTTGGGACCAAATGGGAGAAAGTCATGCCATCACACCATTTTCTTCGAGCGCGATCGCGGGGTGCGATCGGTTGCAGCAGGCGGTTCAATCACAATGCGACCCGCATGTGCGCCTTGAGCGTGGCGCTGCTGTTTCTTGCTTTTGGCGAAATGCCGCTGCCGGCCCAGGACAAACCCATGAAATGGGGCGAAGTACCGCGCGCTGATTTGGAAATGAAATCGTTTCCCGCCGATTCCAACGCCAGCGCCGTCATCCTCTGTGATTTCGGCGAAGTGTCATTCGATACCGAGTATGAACTGAATTTTTGGCGCCATCGCCGCATCAAGATACTCTCGCCGGCTGGCTTCAAGTGGGGCGAAGTATTCTTGACTTACAGAGCCAAGGACCGCAGCCAGCGTATTAATGATCTCGAAGGCTTCACCTTCATTCTCGCAGCCGACGGCACCGTGCGGCGCGAGAAACTTGACAAGAAATCCATTTTCGAGGAGAAAGTGGACGATGAGCACCGGCGAATCCGCTTTGCGTTGCCGGCGTTGGTGCCCGGCGCCGTGGTGGAATATCGCTATCGCGTGCATTCAAAATACGCCGTCTATTTGCCCAATTGGTCTTTTCAAGACAGCGAGCCGACCCGTTGGAGCGAGCTGCGCGTCGAAATTCCCAGTGTGTTCAACTACGTTCTGGTGCACCAGGAGATCTCTAAGTTCGATGTGCATGAATCCGGCGAGCGGCCCTTTACCACCAGTGGCAGCACTCGCCTCAAAGCGATGTACCATCGCTGGGTGATGAAAGACCTGCCGGCGCTGCGCGAAGAGCCGTTTATGACCACCGTCGAGGACTACTGCGCCCAAATGCGATTCCAACTCGCCAGCATTCGCCCGCCCGGCGCGGCGGCGGACCGGAAATCGCGCTCATGCTTACCGGCATGTTGCGCGCCGCCGGTCTGGAGGCGCATCCCGTGCTCATCAGCACGCGCGACAACGGTCGCGTCATCGATGTCTATTCCCTCCTCTCGCAGTTCGATCACGTTCTCACCCATGTCAGGATCGGCACCAAAGAGTATCTGCTCGATGCCACCGACCCGCTTCGCCCGTTCGACGTGCTGCCGGTGGCGGCACTCAATCAAGTCGGCTGGCTGGTGA
- a CDS encoding DUF3857 domain-containing protein: protein MKSFSARRFVFFCLMLVAAIPFRAATLAQESQSPFDVARLPAALAAGADAVVRSERLRFTVTAPGLANTYVQRAVTVLNLNGREHALQAVLYDRFRSLKSLQGSLLDAQGRKIRELKKSDLKDESAISDFSLYEDHRVRYAQLYHEVYPYTAVFEYEIAHQGLISWPAWYPQEDDLPVEFSSFELTVPAEMPVRYYLRGAIGDPQLENHDKLKTLRWQATMLQPLAPEPEGPGWREQADGVLTAPTQFEIAGYSGDMSSWESFGRWFHQLAQGRTVLPPAALEKVMSLTAPFANPREKARTLYEYLQSTTRYVSVQLGIGGWQPFDATYVSTRGYGDCKALSNYMIAMLAAVDLRAWPALINNGADAAAVLADFPSNQFNHMIVCVPFSQDTLWLECTNALMPFGQVGRGNEDRQVLVVTPEGGKLLRTPRSQAGDNQQIRQARVIVDPAGNAGAEVRTRYTGNQHVRVRSALAHSAPREREDWLRRQITIGSFQITSVDFSGVERKSSEITLPLTLTLPRFAAVSGARMFLRPNLLERRKYVPPAMPDRKQPVLLTYAYVDVDSIHYRLPEGFAIEALPEPVKLTTSFGGYEATTVVQEEGALLYVRRLEMRANRLPAQQYEEYRQFLANVVKADAAQVVLVRK from the coding sequence GTGAAATCATTCTCCGCGCGACGCTTTGTCTTTTTCTGTTTGATGCTCGTTGCCGCGATTCCGTTCCGCGCGGCAACGTTGGCGCAGGAGAGTCAATCGCCGTTCGATGTTGCCCGTCTCCCCGCCGCGCTGGCCGCCGGCGCAGATGCGGTCGTGCGTTCGGAGAGGCTGCGCTTCACCGTCACTGCACCGGGACTTGCCAATACGTACGTGCAACGCGCCGTCACGGTTCTCAACCTGAACGGCCGCGAGCATGCGCTGCAGGCGGTGCTTTATGACCGCTTCCGCTCGCTGAAAAGCCTGCAGGGCAGCCTGTTGGACGCGCAGGGTCGCAAAATCCGCGAGCTCAAAAAGAGTGATCTCAAAGACGAAAGCGCCATTTCCGACTTCTCACTCTATGAGGACCATCGCGTGCGGTATGCTCAACTTTACCATGAAGTCTATCCGTACACGGCGGTTTTCGAATACGAGATTGCGCACCAGGGCTTGATCAGTTGGCCCGCCTGGTATCCGCAGGAGGATGATCTTCCGGTGGAATTTTCCAGCTTCGAGTTGACCGTGCCGGCGGAGATGCCGGTGCGCTATTATCTGCGCGGCGCGATCGGCGATCCCCAGCTCGAAAATCATGACAAACTCAAGACTCTGCGCTGGCAGGCAACCATGCTGCAGCCGCTCGCGCCTGAGCCGGAAGGGCCGGGGTGGCGGGAGCAGGCCGATGGCGTGCTCACGGCACCCACGCAGTTCGAGATTGCCGGGTACAGCGGCGACATGTCTTCTTGGGAGTCATTCGGCCGGTGGTTCCACCAACTCGCGCAAGGCCGGACAGTTTTGCCGCCGGCCGCGCTGGAAAAGGTGATGAGTCTCACCGCGCCCTTTGCCAATCCTCGCGAAAAGGCAAGAACATTATATGAATATCTGCAGTCAACCACGCGCTACGTGAGTGTGCAGCTCGGCATCGGCGGCTGGCAGCCATTTGATGCTACCTACGTGAGCACGCGCGGCTACGGCGATTGCAAGGCCCTGTCGAACTACATGATTGCGATGCTGGCAGCGGTTGACCTCCGCGCCTGGCCCGCGCTCATCAACAACGGTGCGGACGCCGCCGCTGTGCTGGCGGATTTTCCCAGCAATCAATTCAATCACATGATTGTCTGCGTGCCGTTCTCCCAGGACACGTTGTGGCTGGAATGCACCAATGCTCTCATGCCCTTTGGCCAGGTGGGCAGGGGCAATGAAGATCGCCAGGTGTTGGTGGTGACGCCGGAAGGCGGGAAGTTGCTGCGCACGCCGCGCAGCCAGGCCGGCGACAATCAGCAAATTCGGCAGGCACGGGTCATCGTTGACCCGGCGGGCAACGCGGGCGCGGAAGTGCGCACGCGCTATACCGGCAATCAGCACGTCCGCGTGCGTTCGGCACTCGCGCACAGCGCCCCGCGCGAACGGGAGGACTGGCTGCGCCGGCAAATTACCATTGGCAGCTTTCAAATAACCAGCGTCGATTTTTCCGGCGTCGAGCGCAAGAGCAGCGAGATCACCTTACCGCTCACCCTCACCCTGCCCCGGTTTGCCGCCGTTTCCGGCGCGCGCATGTTCTTGCGTCCGAATCTCCTGGAGCGCCGGAAATATGTGCCGCCCGCGATGCCGGACCGCAAGCAGCCGGTGCTTTTGACCTACGCCTATGTGGACGTCGACAGCATTCACTATCGCTTGCCCGAGGGTTTTGCGATCGAGGCTTTGCCGGAACCGGTCAAACTCACGACTTCATTCGGCGGATATGAGGCTACTACCGTTGTGCAGGAGGAGGGCGCGTTGCTTTACGTGCGCCGGTTGGAGATGCGCGCGAATCGGCTGCCGGCCCAACAATATGAAGAGTATCGCCAGTTTCTGGCGAATGTCGTGAAGGCCGACGCCGCGCAAGTTGTGCTGGTGAGAAAATAG
- a CDS encoding asparagine synthase-related protein, with the protein MPGIFGIVDPAAHGELRNKAAQKMAQSLLHYPRYQWAVKQSSAATMGVVHLGITSWQQACSVVSSADGRYQLAFEGELFNVAELQHALAGDQEEDSMPASPLHFVLHLLIRSGPAALPRFNGLFQLAFWDNLKQQLLLAGDRIGLRSLYLAHQGERLAFAPEVKALLTLPWVSRAIDTNGVMQFLQYGNVLGDRTFFREVQFLPGGCYAIHHRGRLSIARYWGINFEGESKLELKTAQERFVELWQQVIRRQTEDVGRLRMGVLLSGGLDSRLILSGCVAQGRKLPTFTMGDPESLDVRLAKKTATAAECRNLFVPIAAESFLQGMERVVYLTDGMFNCFHAKVKHLFPSLATNADVVLEGLSPIDNFFSKRRLLLAKWFLHNDPYLWFHDRFVHNNIFAIPVKPHVSLNLIDPSLRPLCDCARPHRDLDSLVCCESCPNAGPTQFLDRFFFYHRIPRFAAFGSRLLRTVAEVRCPYFDREVLEFTTHLSPDHRSGDKLLQKHAIGLLTPALAEIPWERSGVPLNASRLQTDLAVGRKYVREQSYEFLEHRCKISIKSLRPDKLLDLDEMLRSAPVLQEYLRSQLLDQPQLSGIFDRPTLRTLFERHLSRAGNHADLLGRVLTVETWHRLFVRNTVAQDVPLAAESECASPAVAGMPLA; encoded by the coding sequence ATGCCAGGCATCTTTGGAATAGTCGATCCGGCCGCGCACGGCGAACTCAGGAACAAAGCGGCGCAGAAGATGGCGCAGTCCCTGCTGCATTACCCGCGCTATCAGTGGGCCGTGAAACAATCCTCGGCCGCCACCATGGGCGTGGTGCACTTGGGCATCACGAGTTGGCAGCAAGCATGTTCCGTGGTGAGCAGCGCTGACGGCCGTTACCAGTTGGCTTTTGAAGGAGAGCTGTTCAATGTTGCCGAACTGCAGCACGCGCTGGCAGGAGATCAGGAAGAAGACAGTATGCCGGCTTCTCCATTGCATTTCGTTTTGCACCTGCTGATCCGCTCGGGCCCGGCCGCCCTGCCCCGTTTCAACGGTCTCTTTCAACTGGCCTTCTGGGACAACCTCAAACAGCAGCTGCTGCTCGCCGGCGACCGCATCGGCTTGCGCTCACTCTATTTGGCGCATCAGGGTGAAAGGCTGGCTTTCGCGCCGGAAGTGAAAGCACTGCTGACGCTGCCGTGGGTCTCCCGCGCGATCGACACGAATGGCGTGATGCAGTTCCTGCAGTATGGTAATGTGCTGGGCGACCGCACTTTCTTCCGTGAGGTGCAGTTTCTCCCCGGCGGTTGCTACGCCATTCATCATCGCGGCCGGCTCAGCATCGCGCGTTACTGGGGCATCAACTTCGAAGGCGAAAGCAAACTCGAGTTGAAGACGGCGCAAGAACGTTTTGTGGAACTATGGCAGCAGGTGATCCGGCGGCAGACCGAGGACGTCGGCAGGCTGCGCATGGGTGTGCTCCTGAGCGGCGGGCTGGATTCGCGGCTGATCTTGTCGGGCTGCGTGGCCCAAGGCCGGAAGCTGCCAACTTTCACGATGGGCGACCCGGAGAGTCTGGACGTCCGTCTGGCCAAGAAAACCGCGACCGCCGCCGAGTGCCGCAATCTCTTCGTGCCGATCGCGGCGGAAAGTTTCTTGCAAGGAATGGAGCGTGTCGTCTATCTCACTGACGGCATGTTCAATTGCTTTCACGCCAAGGTCAAGCATCTTTTCCCCAGCCTGGCGACGAACGCTGACGTCGTCCTCGAAGGGCTGTCTCCCATCGATAATTTCTTCTCCAAACGGCGGCTGCTGCTCGCCAAATGGTTCCTGCACAACGATCCCTATCTGTGGTTCCACGACCGGTTTGTGCATAACAACATTTTTGCCATTCCGGTCAAGCCCCATGTCAGCCTCAACCTAATCGATCCCAGCCTCCGCCCGCTGTGTGATTGCGCCAGGCCCCACCGGGATCTGGACAGCCTGGTGTGCTGCGAATCCTGTCCGAACGCCGGGCCCACGCAATTTCTGGATCGTTTCTTCTTCTATCATCGCATCCCGCGGTTTGCCGCATTCGGCTCCCGGTTGTTGCGCACCGTAGCGGAGGTCCGTTGTCCGTATTTTGACAGAGAGGTGCTTGAATTCACCACCCACCTGTCACCGGACCACCGTTCAGGCGACAAATTGCTGCAGAAGCACGCGATTGGCTTGTTGACCCCGGCGCTGGCGGAGATTCCCTGGGAACGCAGCGGCGTGCCGTTGAACGCCAGTCGCTTGCAGACGGATCTGGCAGTCGGGCGGAAATACGTGCGGGAACAGTCGTATGAATTCTTGGAGCATCGCTGCAAGATCTCGATCAAGAGCCTGCGGCCGGACAAGCTGCTCGATCTCGATGAAATGTTGCGCAGTGCGCCAGTCTTGCAGGAATACCTGCGCAGCCAGTTGCTCGACCAACCCCAACTTTCGGGGATTTTCGATCGCCCGACGCTGCGCACGCTCTTTGAGCGTCACCTCAGCCGCGCGGGCAATCATGCGGATTTATTGGGACGTGTTCTCACGGTGGAAACATGGCACAGACTGTTTGTCCGCAACACGGTCGCCCAGGACGTTCCACTCGCGGCCGAGAGTGAATGCGCTTCACCCGCAGTAGCCGGCATGCCGCTGGCATAG
- a CDS encoding cysteine synthase family protein — protein MNILADILQAIGNTALVPLRHVVPHGGAEICVKLEWENPTGSMKDRAAQAMIVRAEQDGRLRPGDTIVEYTGGSTGISLALVGVAKGYRLHLITSDAFSQDKLTQMTALGAELTLIASEGGRTTKKLILDMIAAARAFSQKPHTFWTDQLNNHDSIAGYASLAEEIWSQTDGRIDAFVHSVGTAASLRGVATVLKRYHPQIKIVAVEPAESAVLSGRQAGPHKIEGVGIGYVPPLWEASLVDDIIAVSTEEAKAMTRRLAREEGLFAGTSSGANVLAALQVAQRLGPQARVVTLLVDSGLKYLSTDVYKQTNAHLG, from the coding sequence ATGAATATTCTTGCCGACATTCTGCAGGCCATCGGGAATACGGCGTTGGTGCCCCTGCGCCACGTGGTGCCGCACGGCGGCGCGGAAATCTGCGTGAAATTGGAATGGGAGAATCCCACCGGCAGCATGAAAGACCGCGCGGCCCAGGCGATGATTGTGCGGGCCGAGCAGGACGGCCGCTTGCGGCCGGGAGACACCATTGTCGAATACACCGGCGGCAGCACGGGCATTTCACTCGCCTTGGTTGGTGTCGCAAAAGGGTATCGGCTGCACCTCATCACCTCCGATGCCTTCAGTCAAGACAAATTGACTCAGATGACTGCGCTGGGCGCGGAGCTCACACTGATCGCGAGTGAAGGTGGCCGCACCACGAAGAAGCTGATCTTGGACATGATCGCGGCAGCGCGGGCATTCAGTCAAAAGCCTCATACCTTTTGGACTGACCAACTCAACAATCACGATAGCATTGCCGGATACGCTTCTCTGGCAGAGGAAATCTGGAGCCAGACCGATGGTCGCATCGATGCCTTTGTTCATTCGGTTGGTACGGCCGCCTCGTTGCGCGGAGTGGCCACCGTGCTGAAGCGTTACCATCCCCAAATCAAGATTGTCGCCGTCGAGCCGGCGGAATCCGCGGTCTTGTCGGGGAGACAAGCAGGGCCGCACAAAATCGAAGGCGTCGGGATTGGTTATGTCCCGCCGCTTTGGGAAGCCAGTCTGGTGGATGATATCATCGCGGTGAGCACGGAGGAAGCCAAGGCCATGACCAGGCGCTTGGCGCGCGAGGAGGGGCTCTTTGCGGGAACCTCTTCGGGAGCGAATGTCCTCGCCGCACTTCAGGTGGCGCAACGGTTGGGGCCGCAGGCCAGAGTCGTCACCTTGCTGGTGGATTCGGGCTTGAAGTACCTCAGCACCGATGTCTACAAACAGACGAACGCACACCTGGGCTGA
- a CDS encoding sodium:solute symporter family protein, translating to MQSIQLALPDWLIIATYFLFVLGIGAYLKRFTKDESDFFLAGRRNTAWVSGLAFLSANLGALELLGMTGNTLKYGMYVAHFYWVGAIPAMVFLGVYMMPFYYSSKIKSVPGYLKLRFDEKTRVLNAIAFGVMTLLVSGINLYAMALVLRTFLGWNWDVSMWVSAATVAAYITMSGLLSAMFTEIIQFFLIWFGLFLVAVLGILEVGGVQEVFARVPTAYSALWSTSGNAADNGMLVTWGGVVLGLGFVLSFGYWTTDFLVVQRAMVAKNLRAARQTPILASFFKMAVPFLVIVPGLIAYILSHDPDSGFALLQDGGAVNYDSALPLLVARYYPIGLVGLGITALLAGFMAGQAGNVSAFNTVWTYDIYQALFKKDASSEHLMWMGRAATIAGILISVVTAYWAKSFPSIMDYMQAIFSWVNAPLFATMLLGMFVRWITPSGAFWGLLAGMGSSVALFLAVKFDWIGKSLITLSSVASDMAANFWRAWWAWLICFAVTIGISLLTKRKPDEELVGLVKGLTKEAAAAHVPFFKTPEFYALLSMLAVIALNIYFW from the coding sequence ATGCAATCGATCCAACTGGCATTACCAGACTGGCTCATCATTGCGACGTATTTTCTCTTCGTCCTCGGCATCGGCGCCTATTTGAAGCGCTTCACCAAGGACGAGAGCGATTTCTTCCTGGCCGGGAGAAGAAACACCGCCTGGGTTTCCGGGCTGGCCTTTCTTTCCGCCAACCTGGGCGCGCTCGAACTGCTGGGCATGACGGGCAACACCTTGAAGTACGGCATGTATGTCGCCCATTTCTACTGGGTGGGCGCCATTCCCGCGATGGTATTTCTCGGCGTGTACATGATGCCCTTCTACTACAGCAGCAAAATCAAATCCGTTCCCGGCTACTTAAAACTCCGCTTCGATGAAAAGACGCGCGTGCTCAACGCCATTGCCTTCGGCGTGATGACCTTGCTGGTGTCGGGAATCAATCTGTACGCCATGGCGCTGGTGCTGCGCACATTTCTCGGCTGGAATTGGGATGTAAGCATGTGGGTTTCGGCTGCCACGGTTGCGGCCTACATCACGATGAGCGGATTGCTCTCGGCGATGTTCACAGAAATCATTCAATTCTTTCTGATCTGGTTTGGCTTGTTCCTCGTCGCGGTTTTGGGCATTCTCGAAGTGGGCGGCGTGCAGGAAGTGTTTGCGCGCGTGCCCACCGCCTATTCGGCGCTGTGGTCCACTTCGGGCAATGCCGCAGACAACGGCATGCTGGTCACCTGGGGCGGCGTTGTTCTGGGACTGGGTTTTGTCTTGTCGTTTGGCTATTGGACCACGGACTTTCTGGTGGTGCAACGCGCGATGGTGGCCAAGAATCTGCGCGCCGCGCGGCAAACGCCGATCCTGGCCTCCTTCTTCAAAATGGCCGTTCCCTTTCTGGTCATCGTGCCGGGTTTGATTGCCTACATCCTCTCGCATGATCCCGACAGCGGCTTTGCACTGCTGCAGGACGGCGGGGCGGTCAACTATGATTCCGCCCTGCCGCTGCTGGTCGCGCGCTATTATCCCATTGGGCTGGTGGGCCTCGGCATCACCGCGCTGCTCGCCGGTTTCATGGCGGGGCAAGCCGGCAATGTCAGTGCCTTCAACACGGTGTGGACCTACGACATCTATCAAGCCCTCTTCAAGAAGGACGCCTCGAGCGAACACCTCATGTGGATGGGGCGCGCCGCCACCATCGCCGGCATTCTCATCAGCGTGGTCACGGCATATTGGGCAAAGAGTTTCCCCAGCATCATGGACTACATGCAGGCGATCTTCTCCTGGGTGAATGCGCCATTGTTCGCGACCATGCTGCTGGGAATGTTCGTGCGCTGGATTACGCCCAGCGGCGCATTCTGGGGCTTGCTGGCCGGCATGGGATCTTCGGTTGCGCTGTTTCTGGCGGTGAAATTCGATTGGATCGGCAAAAGCTTGATCACCCTGTCGAGCGTCGCGAGCGATATGGCCGCGAATTTCTGGCGGGCATGGTGGGCATGGCTCATTTGCTTTGCCGTGACCATCGGCATCAGCCTCCTGACCAAGCGCAAGCCCGATGAAGAGCTGGTGGGCCTGGTGAAGGGTTTGACCAAGGAAGCTGCGGCGGCACACGTCCCGTTCTTCAAAACCCCGGAATTCTACGCACTGCTCTCGATGCTGGCGGTGATCGCCTTGAACATCTACTTCTGGTAG
- a CDS encoding methyltransferase domain-containing protein translates to MQQWYEELFENYARKYDSESFTQGTRGECDFIESEIAFDRSQRILDIGCGTGRHAIELTRRGYSVVGVDLSAAQLQRAQEKAAAENLHIVFEKHDARNLPFRQEFQVAIMLCEGAFPLMETDEMNFQILQSAARALQPNGKLIFTTLNGLFPLFHSVKEFLNAATQAGNATYGQNTFDLMTFRDHNVTSFEDDLGNKKELRCNERYYVPSEITWLLNSLEFKTVDIFGAKLGAFSRSEALTTEDFEMLVIATK, encoded by the coding sequence ATGCAACAATGGTATGAAGAGCTGTTTGAAAACTACGCGAGAAAGTACGACAGCGAGAGTTTCACGCAAGGCACCCGCGGCGAGTGTGATTTCATCGAAAGCGAAATCGCATTTGACCGCAGCCAGAGGATTCTGGATATCGGTTGCGGCACCGGCAGGCATGCCATTGAACTGACCAGACGAGGATATTCAGTCGTCGGGGTCGATCTCTCCGCGGCGCAGTTGCAGCGGGCCCAAGAAAAGGCGGCAGCGGAAAACCTGCACATCGTTTTTGAGAAGCATGACGCCAGAAATCTGCCCTTTCGGCAGGAGTTCCAGGTGGCCATCATGCTGTGCGAGGGCGCGTTTCCGTTGATGGAAACCGACGAGATGAATTTTCAAATTCTCCAGAGCGCCGCCCGCGCGTTGCAGCCCAACGGGAAGTTGATCTTCACCACCTTGAACGGACTGTTTCCTCTTTTTCATTCCGTCAAAGAGTTCTTGAATGCGGCGACGCAAGCAGGAAATGCCACTTACGGACAAAACACCTTTGATCTCATGACCTTTCGCGACCACAACGTGACTTCTTTTGAAGATGACCTGGGGAACAAAAAGGAGCTGCGCTGCAACGAAAGGTACTACGTGCCTTCGGAAATCACCTGGCTGCTGAATTCGCTCGAATTCAAGACCGTCGATATTTTTGGCGCGAAGCTCGGCGCCTTCAGCCGCTCGGAAGCATTAACCACAGAAGACTTTGAAATGCTGGTCATCGCGACGAAGTAA